A stretch of the Xiphophorus couchianus chromosome 15, X_couchianus-1.0, whole genome shotgun sequence genome encodes the following:
- the ora6 gene encoding gonadotropin-releasing hormone receptor, with protein sequence MSHLSVDLLGLRLFVSCIGLVGNIFLILFIFQTRVSHIKSFELFLLGLASFNLEEIVSINVYHVIILDTVFTTTGAWWCRLLKFMTTFGEIASILFTVVICIFRYQKLRDVDHRGSLPICLDSIASAWTLSGVCVTLSALLSLPMFAITFRGSVENATENRGGCPTDFFQCGENYCPILNCVYKYLIMLLCHLLPLIIVTVTSCLTIVVLLGRTNTVTPANDIISPDHHPGKSHGFYRSTVAVVAAMGLFQVDWTLYLILQWTFSPSDCPIWVEIEFFISASYMSISPYVYGIGGHLFSLENCKHLLKH encoded by the coding sequence ATGTCTCACCTTTCTGTCGACCTCCTGGGCCTGAGACTGTTTGTTTCATGCATAGGACTTGTGGGTAACATCTTCCTCATCCTTTTCATCTTCCAGACCCGAGTGTCCCACATAAAATCCTTTGAGCTCTTTCTACTGGGACTCGCTTCATTCAACCTAGAGGAAATTGTCAGCATAAACGTCTATCATGTTATCATACTTGACACTGTTTTCACCACTACCGGTGCCTGGTGGTGTCGCTTGCTTAAGTTCATGACTACCTTTGGTGAAATAGCCAGCATCCTCTTCACCGTCGTCATCTGCATCTTCCGCTACCAGAAGCTGAGAGACGTCGACCACAGGGGCAGCCTCCCGATTTGCCTGGACAGCATTGCATCTGCTTGGACGTTGAGTGGAGTTTGCGTGACGCTCTCCGCCCTCCTCAGTCTCCCGATGTTTGCCATTACTTTTCGAGGATCCGTGGAAAACGCGACGGAAAACAGAGGAGGCTGCCCTACGGATTTCTTTCAGTGTGGTGAGAATTACTGTCCCATCCTCAACTGTGTGTACAAATACCTCATCATGCTGCTGTGCCACCTGCTGCCCTTGATCATTGTCACGGTTACCAGCTGCTTGACCATTGTAGTGCTCCTGGGCCGAACAAATACCGTGACACCGGCCAATGATATCATATCCCCCGATCACCACCCAGGGAAGAGTCACGGTTTCTATCGAAGTACGGTGGCTGTGGTAGCAGCCATGGGATTGTTTCAGGTAGACTGGACTCTCTACCTAATCCTTCAGTGGACTTTTAGCCCAAGTGACTGTCCTATTTGGGTTGAAATTGAGTTCTTTATCTCAGCTTCCTACATGTCTATCAGTCCATATGTGTATGGCATAGGGGGCCACTTGTTTTCTCTTGAGAACTGCAAACATTTGCTTAAGCATTAA